TGCTGTGTATTTACAAGGGTCAGAGCCGGTTTTAATAATTACATTTTTGTTTAAAAGCGACTTTACTGTATCATATACCTTTGATTGAGGAACGCCTGATCGCTTGCTAGCTTCATAAGCTGTAATTTCTTGATTTTTCAATAAAGTTAAATATATCATAGATTCATATTTGTTAAATCCTATTTTTACTAATTTAGAAATAAGTTCTTTTTCTAATTCCATTGGTTTGACCTCCATGTAAGATTTTCATTTATTATTATACACATTATTGTTAAAGTTGTCACTCCATTTTTTATGGTAATTAAATATAACTATCCTAAAATACTAGCTTGTAAAATATTAAACTAAAATTTTAATATACATATTTATAAATTTTAATTCATAAATATGTATATTGCTCCTATTGTTGTACAAAGCATAAATAATTACTATAATAAATCTAAGAGTTGGAAAAATTGTACGAGGAGGAAATAGAACTTGAAAAAAATAATACTTACAGGTGGAGGTTCTGCTGGACATGTTACACCTAATCTGGCCTTAGTTCCAAGATTAAAGGAACTGGGATATAACATACAGTATATAGGAACCGAAAACGGAATTGAAAGAAAAATAATAGAAGATCAAAAAATAGAGTACCATATAATATCTAGTGGTAAACTCCGAAGGTATTTTGATATAAAGAATTTTACTGATCCATTTAAAGTTTTAAAGGGAATACTTCAAGCTATACTTATAATAAGAAAGGAAAAACCAAACATAGTATTTTCAAAAGGAGGATTTGTTTCAGTTCCTGTGGTAATTGCTGCACATATAAATAAAGTACCTGTCATTGCCCATGAATCGGATATAACTCCCGGACTTGCAAATAGATTGTCTGCACCTTATTGTACTAAGATTTGTGTTACATTTCCAGAGTCTTTAAAAAACATAAAGGGCAATAACTCAGTTTTAACAGGAACTCCTATAAGGAAAGAACTTCTAGATGGAAGTAGGATAATAGGCAGGAGAATGTGTGGATTTGATAATGAGAAACCAGTACTTCTCATAATAGGTGGAAGTCTAGGATCTATGTTTATAAATAATACAGTTAGAAATTCACTAAATGAGCTTTTGAAAAATTATAATATAGTTCACATATGTGGAAAGGGTAATTTAGATAGATCCCTTAAGGAGAGAAATGGATATGTACAGTTTGAGTACATAAATGAAGAATTACCGCATATAATGAATGCAGCAGATATAGTTATATCTAGGGCTGGGGCAAACGTAATATTTGAATTACTTGCTTTAAAAAAGCCAAACTTGCTAATTCCACTGTCTAAAAAATCTAGTAGAGGAGATCAGATTTTAAATGCAGCTTCTTTTGAAAAAAGTGGATATAGTATGGTTCTCCAGGAAGAGGAACTTACTTCTCAGGTACTTTTAGATAGAATTTTTAAACTATATAGCTCTAGAAATGAATATATAAATAATATGGAGGCAAGTCCTGTACAGGATGCAGTAGGTAAAATCATAAATTTAATAGAAAAATGCAGTATTTAAGTTTAATATTAAAAATTCATAGAATAACTTTAAAAAACCGTTTTAAAAAGCTGTTATATAAAAAAATGTTAACAATTAAACAGCTATTTAGTGCAAAACAACCACAAAAATTTAAAAAATACCATAAATTACTTGAAAAATAGTAGATAATAATGTAGAGTTATAAACAAAGGTGAAAAGCATTACTTGTATTCATTTTTACAGGTTATTATAAATTGAGATAAAACTGTATTATAAAAAATGCACACCTGTAATATAAGATTTTAAATTAATTTTTAATTTTTCCAAAATGTATTTTACATGTTTAGAATTTTGATGTATATTAAAATAGTAGAATACATAAGATACTTAAATTAATAAAGATAGTTAAGTACTTTTCAATGTGCTTTTTTAGATGTTTAATACAAGTTTTTAATTATAAAAAATGCTGTTCTATTTACTGTACTAATGGTAGTAATACAGCTGTATTAATTGCATATAAAAAATAAGTATAGTTATTTAAGATTATGTTTTGTATTAAATCTAAATAGTACAATGTAGGTTATTTTATACTATTGCTAGTTTAATAAAAAGATTTAATTATATACTTGGAAAAGGAGAGGAATTTTTATGCGTAAAATGAAAACTATGGATGGAAATACTGCTGCTGCTTATATTTCCTATGCATTTACTGATGTAGCAGCTATTTATCCAATAACTCCATCATCACCAATGGCAGAACATGTAGATGAATGGGTAGCTAAAGGAAAGAAAAATATTTTTGGACAAAAAGTAAAAGTTATGGAAATGCAATCAGAGGCTGGAGCATCAGGAGCTGTACATGGTTCACTACAAGCAGGAGCGTTGACTAGTACATATACTGCTTCTCAAGGTTTATTACTTATGATACCTAATATGTATAAGATTGCTGGTGAATTATTACCAGGAGTATTCCATGTATCAGCTAGAGCAGTAGCTGCAAATTCACTTAACATATTTGGTGACCATCAAGATGTTATGGCAACAAGACAAACTGGATTTGCTCTATTTGCAGAAAGTTCAGTACAACAGGTTATGGATCTTTCAGCAGTAGCACATTTATCAGCAATAAAAGGAAGAGTTCCATTTGTAAACTTCTTTGATGGATTCAGAACTTCTCATGAAATTCAAAAAATCGAATTATTAGATTATGAAGAATTAGCAAAATTAGTTGATCAGAAAGCTTTGAATGATTTTAGAAGAAGAGCTTTAAATCCAGATCATCCAGTAACTCGTGGTACAGCTCAAAATCCTGATATATACTTCCAGGAAAGAGAAGTTTCAAATAAGTACTACGAAGCACTTCCAGAGATAGTCGAAGGTTATATGCAAGAAATGACTAAACTTACAGGAAGAGAATACCACTTGTTTAATTACTATGGAGCAAAAGATGCAGAGAGAATTATAATAGCTATGGGTTCTGTCTGTGAAACTGTAGAAGAAGTAATTGATTACTTAACAGCAAAAGGTGAAAAAGTCGGATTACTTACAGTTCATTTATATAGACCATTTTCAATAAAACACTTTATGAAATACATACCAAAGACTGTTAAGAAAATTGCAGTTCTTGATAGAACAAAAGAACCAGGATCAATTGGAGAACCTCTTTACTTAGATGTTAAGAATGCTTTCTATGGACAAGAAGTACAACCAGTTATAGTTGGTGGAAGATATGGACTTGGTTCAAAAGATGTATTACCATCACATATTCTACCAGTATTTGAAAACTTAAAATCAGATAAACCTAAGGATAGATTTACATTAAGTATAGTTGATGATGTTACAAATACTTCATTACCTATAGGAGAAGATATAAATACAACACCACAAGGAACTACAGCTTGTAAGTTCTGGGGACTTGGATCAGATGGTACTGTTGGAGCAAACAAGAGTGCTATAAAGATTATTGGAGACCATACAGATATGTATGCTCAAGGATACTTTGCATATGATTCAAAGAAATCTGGTGGAATAACAGTTTCTCACTTAAGATTTGGTAAATCACCAATAAAATCACCATATCTTATAGATAAGGCTGATTTTATTGCAGTTCACAATAAATCTTATGTTCACAAGTATAATGTACTTGAAGGACTTAAAAAAGGTGGTAACTTCTTATTAAATACAATCTGGACTCCAGAAGAATTGGAAAAAGAATTACCAGCTTCAATGAAGAGATATATAGCAAATAATAACATAAATTTCTATACACTAAATGCTGTTAAAATAGCACAGGAAATTGGACTTGGTGGAAGAGTAAACATGATATGCCAGTCTGCATTCTTCAAGATTGCAAATATCATTCCAATAGATGATGCTGTTAAGTACTTAAAAGAAGCAGTTGTAACTTCTTATGGTAAGAAGGGACAAAAAGTTGTAGATATGAACAATGCTGCTATAGACAAGGGTGTAAATGCAGTAGTTAAAATAGATGTTCCAGCTTCATGGAAAGATGCTAAGGATGAAGCAGTAGAAGCTAAGAAAGATCCAGCATTCATAGAAAAGATAGTTAACCCTATGAATAGACAAGATGGAGACAAACTTCCGGTAAGTGCATTTTTAGGAATGGAAGATGGTACATTTCCAGCAGGAACTGCAGCTTATGAAAAGAGAGGAATAGCTATAAATGTTCCAGAATGGCAAGTAGACAAATGTATACAATGTAACCAGTGTTCATTTGTATGTCCACACGCAGCTATAAGACCAGTTCTTACAACTGAAGAGGAATTAGCTAAAGCACCTCAAGGATTTGAAGCTAAAGATGCAAATGGAGCAAAGGGACTTAAATTTACAATGGCTATTTCACCACTTGATTGTTCAGGATGTGGAAACTGTGAAGATGTATGTCCAGCAAAAGAAAAAGCTCTTGTTATGAAGCCAGTAGATACTCAGCTTTCAAAGACAGAAGCCTGGGACTATGCAGTCAATACTGTATCTCATAAGGATAACCCAATGAAGAACAAATACAGTGTAAAAGCAAGTCAGTTTGAGCAGCCATTACTTGAGTTCTCAGGAGCTTGTGCAGGATGCGGAGAAACTCCTTATGTTAAACTTGTAACCCAATTATTTGGTGATAGAATGATGATAGCAAATGCTACAGGATGTTCATCAATTTGGGGAGCATCAGCACCAGCAACTCCATACACAACTAACTACAGAGGACATGGTCCATCTTGGGCTAACTCATTATTTGAGGATAATGCTGAATATGGATTAGGTATGTTCCTTGGAGTTAAACAGACAAGAGAAAGACTTCAAGATAAAATTGAAGAAGCTTTAAAGGGTAGTTTAAGTGCAGAACTTAAAGCTGCTTTCGAAGACTGGATTAAAAACTTTACTGAAGGCGAAGGAACAAGAGAAAGAGCTGATAAAATAACAGCTTTACTTGAAAAAGAAAAGGGTAATAATACTCTATTAAATGATATTTATGAAAATAGAGACTTCTTAGTAAAGAGATCCCACTGGATAATCGGTGGAGACGGTTGGGGCTATGATATTGGTTACGGTGGAGTAGACCATGTTTTAGCTTCAAATGAAGATGTAAATATTCTTGTACTTGATACAGAAGTATATTCAAATACAGGTGGACAATCTTCAAAATCAACTCCAACAGCTGCTGTAGCTAAATTTGCAGCAAGTGGTAAGAAGACTAAGAAGAAAGATCTTGGAATGATGGCTATGAGTTATGGATATGTTTATGTAGCTCAGATTTCAATGGGTGCTGATAAGAATCAGGCATTAAAAGCAATTCATGAAGCAGAAGCTTATCATGGACCATCACTTATAATAGCTTATGCTCCATGTATCAACCATGGTTTAAGAGTTGGAATGGGAAAGAGCCAGAGAGAAGCTAAGAGAGCTGTTGATTGTGGATATTGGGCACTTTACAGATACAATCCAGAATTAAAAGAAGAAGGAAAGAAATCATTTAGCTTGGATTCAAAAGAACCAACTACAGATTTCAAGGAATTCTTAATGGGAGAAGTAAGATACTCTTCACTTGCTAAACAATTCCCAGATCAGGCAGATGCATTATTTGAAAAGACTAAGAAAGATGCTCTTCAAAGAATTGCAGGATATAAAAAGCTTGATAGTGAACAGTAATCAAGTAAATTTAATAAAAAGTATCAGATGGCTTAAGCTGTCTGGTACTTTTTTAATTAATAGTTGATAATGAAGAATTAATAGTTAATGTGGATTTTTTTCCGTTACACTACAAAAAATCTTTGATTAAGATTTTCACCACTCGTTTCGCTGAAGCGCAACATTGCTGATTTATATAAATTTAAAGATTTTTTGCGACAGCTAAAAATCATCCTTCACTATCAATTATTCATTATTAATTCTTAACTTGCGAAGCTTTGCTTGGCAATTATTATTACAGCAGGAAAATAAATTAGTTTGTCCATTTA
The genomic region above belongs to Clostridium sp. AWRP and contains:
- a CDS encoding undecaprenyldiphospho-muramoylpentapeptide beta-N-acetylglucosaminyltransferase — protein: MKKIILTGGGSAGHVTPNLALVPRLKELGYNIQYIGTENGIERKIIEDQKIEYHIISSGKLRRYFDIKNFTDPFKVLKGILQAILIIRKEKPNIVFSKGGFVSVPVVIAAHINKVPVIAHESDITPGLANRLSAPYCTKICVTFPESLKNIKGNNSVLTGTPIRKELLDGSRIIGRRMCGFDNEKPVLLIIGGSLGSMFINNTVRNSLNELLKNYNIVHICGKGNLDRSLKERNGYVQFEYINEELPHIMNAADIVISRAGANVIFELLALKKPNLLIPLSKKSSRGDQILNAASFEKSGYSMVLQEEELTSQVLLDRIFKLYSSRNEYINNMEASPVQDAVGKIINLIEKCSI
- the nifJ gene encoding pyruvate:ferredoxin (flavodoxin) oxidoreductase, with translation MRKMKTMDGNTAAAYISYAFTDVAAIYPITPSSPMAEHVDEWVAKGKKNIFGQKVKVMEMQSEAGASGAVHGSLQAGALTSTYTASQGLLLMIPNMYKIAGELLPGVFHVSARAVAANSLNIFGDHQDVMATRQTGFALFAESSVQQVMDLSAVAHLSAIKGRVPFVNFFDGFRTSHEIQKIELLDYEELAKLVDQKALNDFRRRALNPDHPVTRGTAQNPDIYFQEREVSNKYYEALPEIVEGYMQEMTKLTGREYHLFNYYGAKDAERIIIAMGSVCETVEEVIDYLTAKGEKVGLLTVHLYRPFSIKHFMKYIPKTVKKIAVLDRTKEPGSIGEPLYLDVKNAFYGQEVQPVIVGGRYGLGSKDVLPSHILPVFENLKSDKPKDRFTLSIVDDVTNTSLPIGEDINTTPQGTTACKFWGLGSDGTVGANKSAIKIIGDHTDMYAQGYFAYDSKKSGGITVSHLRFGKSPIKSPYLIDKADFIAVHNKSYVHKYNVLEGLKKGGNFLLNTIWTPEELEKELPASMKRYIANNNINFYTLNAVKIAQEIGLGGRVNMICQSAFFKIANIIPIDDAVKYLKEAVVTSYGKKGQKVVDMNNAAIDKGVNAVVKIDVPASWKDAKDEAVEAKKDPAFIEKIVNPMNRQDGDKLPVSAFLGMEDGTFPAGTAAYEKRGIAINVPEWQVDKCIQCNQCSFVCPHAAIRPVLTTEEELAKAPQGFEAKDANGAKGLKFTMAISPLDCSGCGNCEDVCPAKEKALVMKPVDTQLSKTEAWDYAVNTVSHKDNPMKNKYSVKASQFEQPLLEFSGACAGCGETPYVKLVTQLFGDRMMIANATGCSSIWGASAPATPYTTNYRGHGPSWANSLFEDNAEYGLGMFLGVKQTRERLQDKIEEALKGSLSAELKAAFEDWIKNFTEGEGTRERADKITALLEKEKGNNTLLNDIYENRDFLVKRSHWIIGGDGWGYDIGYGGVDHVLASNEDVNILVLDTEVYSNTGGQSSKSTPTAAVAKFAASGKKTKKKDLGMMAMSYGYVYVAQISMGADKNQALKAIHEAEAYHGPSLIIAYAPCINHGLRVGMGKSQREAKRAVDCGYWALYRYNPELKEEGKKSFSLDSKEPTTDFKEFLMGEVRYSSLAKQFPDQADALFEKTKKDALQRIAGYKKLDSEQ